The genomic DNA GGTCGGCCACCTCGTCCTGGCCTTCTTCCGCGACGCGCACCGACAGGTCGCCTTCGCCCCAGCGCTGCACGCCGCGCTGCAGCGCTTCGAGGCGTTTGGTGATCCGGCGCACGATCGGATAGACACCCAACGCCACGGCGACGCCGACCAGCGCCACCATCCAGCCGAGACCGAAGGGCGTGCGCCACGGCGCCATGCCCGGCGAGCCGCCGGGCGGCCGGTCGCGCGGCGCCACCTGCAGCGTGATGGAGCGGCCATCGCCCAGCGTGACGTCGAATTCGAGGCCCTGCCCCGGCACCCGCAGCGCCTTGCCGCTGCCGATGGGCCGGTCCTTGTCGTCGAGCACCACGACGTCGCGCGGCACCGGGGCGAGCCGCTCTCGTTCGCTTTGCGCCGCTTCGCGCACGATCCAGTTGGCCATCAGCGTGAGGATGAACACACCGGCCACCACCGCCAGCCAGATGCGGACATAGAGGTGGCGCCGGTAGAGGTTCAGCAGCATCAGTCTTGCTGCTTGGCGAAGACGTAGCCGACGCCGCGCACGGTCAGGATGCGCTTGGGCGTCTTGGCATCGACCTCGATGGCTGCACGGATGCGGCCCATGTGGACATCGATCGAGCGGTCGAAGGCTTCGAGCTCGCGGCCGCGCACGGCTTCCATGATCTGGTCGCGCGTGAGCACGCGGCCGGCGCGTTCGGCCATCGCGACCAGCAGGTCGAACTGGTAGGACGTGAGGTCCGCCGGTTCGCCGCCGACGGTGACGGTGCGCGCATTGCGGTCGATCTCGAGCGTGCCGAAGCGCATCACCGTGGCGGCGGTGGCCTGGGTCGCGGTCTCGCCGCGCCGGCGCAGCACCGCGCGGATGCGCGCCAGCAGCTCGCGCGGCTCGAAGGGCTTGGGCAGGTAATCGTCGGCGCCGATCTCGAGACCGACGATGCGGTCCATCGGATCGCCCTTGGCCGTCAGCATGAGCACCGAGACCTTCGACAGGCCGTTGGGCAGCGCGCGGATGCGCCGGCAGATCTCCAGGCCGTCGGTGTCGGGCAACATCAGGTCGAGGATCACGAGGTCGGGCGAGCGCTGATGCAGCTGCTCGAGGCCGGTCGCGCCGTCCAGCGCGTGGGCGAAGCCAAAACCCGACTGGGTCAGGTACTCGCCGACCATCTGGGCCAGGCGGGCGTCGTCTTCGATCATCAGAAGTTGGGGCGTGCTCATGGTCTTAGCGTGGTCCTGTCGCACCAAGCGGGGTTGAAGGCTGCGTAAAGTTGGGTAAACCTCGCCGTCGTGCGGCGTGTCAGACGGCCGCGAAGAGCATGTCTTCGGCCGCCGCGCCGGCGGCGCGGGGGGCGGCCGGCTCTTCGGCCAGCAGCGCGCGCAAGGCCGTGCCTTCGAGGTCGGGATGGTCGCCGGTGGCGCGCTCGAGGATCTCGCGCGCCAGCGCGCCGAGCTGTGCGGTGGAGGCCCGCACGCGGGCCTTGAAGGCGTCGTCGTCGAGGTCGTCGTTGAGGCTGCGGTTGAGTTCGGCGAACCAGGGCAGCGCGGCCTGGTCGTGCATCACGGCCGCGTTGCGCTTGTCGCTCACGCCGGACCATGCGCGCAGGAAATCCTGCACCGCGAAGTTCAGGTGCTGGCAGTGCTGCAGCTCGTCGCGCACGCTGCCCAGCAGCGCCAGGTCGGTCAGCCGCCGATGGAAGAAGATCTGCGAGAGCACGCCCCAGTAATAGGTGTAGTCCCAGAGCACTTTCACCGGCAGCACCACGGGGTCGCCGAACAGCGGGTACTGGTCGGTGTAGAGCGCGAGGGTGCTCTCGTAGAACGAGTGGTAGATCTGGTCATAGAGCTGCGCGCGGGCTTCCAGCGCATGGCCGGCCCGGTCGTGCGCGACCAGGTCGGTGATGTAGGTGTTGCTCATCGCGATGAAATCGCTGCCGGGCGAATAGAACGGGTCGAGAAACAGCCCGGCCTCGCCGGTCAGCGCCCAGCGCTGGCCCGAGAACACCTGCTTGCAGCCATACGAGAAATTGCGGAAGAACGCGAAGTCCTGCAGCAGGTGGCGCTTGCCGTCGAGTTCGTCGTAAAGGCGCGGCTGGTAGGTCTGGAACCATTGCATCGCCTTGTCGAAGGTGTCGATGGTGTCCAGCGGATGCAGCCGCGGATCGGCCACGATGCCGACCGAATGCGAGCCCGAGGCCAGCGGGATCAGCCAGACCCAGTAGCCCGCGCCGACGAGGTGGTTGGTCGACAGCCAGCGCGCCTGCGGATTGCAGCGCGCGCGCCATGCGGGATCGTCGGACCAGTCGTCGATGGTGATGCGGTCGCCGATGCGGAACCACACCGCGTTGCAGTCGTGCGCGTTGGGCTGCGCGAGTCCGAGCTTGCGCTTGAGCATGCCGGCGCGGCCGCAGGCGTCGATCAGCCAGCGCGACTCGATCACGTGCGTCACGCCGTCCTGCGACCAGCGCAGCCGGTGCAGCGCGCGCGCGTCGGTTGCCAGCTCGATCTGGCCCACCAGTGCGCTGTCGATGAAGTTCACGCCATGGCGTGCGGCCTCTTCGGCCAGGTAGTTCTCGAAGATGCCGCGGTCGATCTGGTAGCTCGGCACCGACAGATAGCGGCTGGCGCCGATCTCGGTCACCTGGTCGATGTCGCGCCGGCCCTCGCTGAAGAAGAAACGAAAGCCGAACTTGCGCAGCTGCGCGCCATGCATGTGCGGCTTGAGGCCGAGCACGGTATCGAAATAGTGAGCGCCGATCTCGACCGACGATTCGCCGACCTTGTGCGTCGCATGAGGCACCGGGTGCGTGCGCCGCTCCAGCACCACCACGTCGATGTCGTCGAAGCGGCGCTTGAGCTGCAATGCGAGCGTCAGGCCCGCGAGGCCTCCGCCCATGATCACGACATCGTGCCGGCGGAGGAGGGTGTTCATCGATAGGGGCTCAGGGTTGCGGCATGAGCCGCAGTTGCAGGGACAGCACGGCCGACATCGGCATGCTCACGGATTCGGCGCCGCCGCGCGCCAGCGCCTCGAACAGCGGCAGCGCGTCGGCCATCGCATTGGCGTTGAGCGCGCGTGCCGCATCGGACTGCGCGGCCGCGGGCAGCGGTGCGCCGGAAACCAGCGACCACTCGAAGGCCGCGACCGTGCGTTCGGTGCGCTCCGGTGCCACCACGAGTGCCACGGCCAGCAGCTCGCGGCTGGTCGTCACGGAGGACAACGGCCCCACCGCCGGCATGTCGTAGCCGGCCAGCAGCACCGCCTGCCGGTCGGCGGCGCACTGGGCCGCGGCTTCGAGCAGGCCGGCCGCGAAGCTGCTTTCGTAGGCCGAGAGCGAGTTGCTGGCCGCCATGCAGCCGGTGCCGATGGTCCAGTAGCCGACCGCGGCGTTGTGCACCGAGTTGTGGAACTTGATCGGCGACAGCAGCTTCGGGTCGCTGGCCAGCGTGCTGCACATGTAGTCGTTGATGCCGAGGTCGCCGTGCGCGGAGGCGAACACGCAGGGCAGGTCGGCCGCCTTGCGTCCGGAGGATTCGACGGCCGCCGCCGCAACTTCGAGCGCGAGCGCCACCGTGTCGGGCGCGCGCCGCCGCTCGGCCGGTGCCAATAGCTGCGGCGAAGGCCGCTTGGCCGGCGGATCGGCCGGCGCGGCCTCGCCGCGGAACACCGCGCGTGCGCTTTCCCAGCCGGGCAGCGTCGGCGCCCAGAACGCGGGGCCTTCGATGTAGAGCGTGGGCGTGCTGCTCATGCCCCGGCTCCCTTGCCGAACACCAGCGAGCAGTTGTTGCCGCCGAAGCCGAAGGAATTGCTGAGGGCGTAGCGCACCTCGCAGCGCGCGGGTTTGAGCCGGATCTGCGGCCCGCAGTCGGCGTCGACCGTGGTGGTGTTGACGGTGCCGGGCTTCAGCCCGGTCTCGATCGCGAGCAGGCTGATCACGGCCTCGACGATGCCGGCCGCGCCCAGCGTGTGGCCGGTGAAGCCCTTGGTCGAGCTGGCATGCGTGCCGGCCGGAAAGCGGCGCGCGACGAGTGCGCCTTCGACCTCGTCGTTCTTCGCGCTGGCCGTGCCGTGCATGTTGATGTAGTCGATCGCATCGGTGGCCAGCCCGGCGCGCGCCAGCGCGTCGTCGAGCGCGCGCTCGGCGCCCAGGCCTTCGGGATGCGGCGTCGACATATGGTGGGCATCGCTCGCTTCGCCATAGCCCAGCAGTTCGAGCCGGCCCGCGCCGCGTTCGATCAGCGCGAAGCCCGCGGCCTCGCCGAGGCTGATGCCGTTGCGGTCGGCATCGAAAGGCCGGCAGCGTTCGGGCGACACCAGCTCGAGCGAGTTGAAGCCGAACAGCACGCTGCCGCACAGCGTGTCCACGCCGCCGACCACGGCCGCGTCGACCAGCCCGAGGCGGATCAGGCGCTCGGCCGAGGCGAAGGCCTTGGCGCTCGACGAACAGGCGGTCGAGATCGTCTCGGCCGGCCCTTCGAGGCCCAGCGCTTCCTGCACGAACAGCGCGAGCGAGTGCGGCGTGTGGACCGCCGGGCGCTGCTGGTCGGGCGGAAAGCGGCCGTCCACCAGCTGGGTATAGGACAGCTCGGTCTCACCGATGCTGGAGGTCGAGGTGCCGAGCACCAGCGCGATGCGCGCCGGGCCGTAGCGCTTGCGCGCCGCCGCCACGGCGTCGAGGAAGCCATCGGCCTGCAGGCCCAGCCACGCGAGGCGGTTGTTGCGGCAGTCCCATTTCGCCAGCGTCGCGGGCAGGCGAAGGTCTTCGAGGCCGTCGACACGGCCGATCCAGGTCGGCAGCGGCTGCGGTCCGAAATCATTGGCGCGCAGTCCGCTGCGCGACGCTTCGAGCGCGGCGACCAAGGGGGCCTTGCCGACACCGACCGCGCAAGTCGCGGTGTAGGCACTGATCTGGAGGGGTTGGATGCGAGAGGGCGGCACGATGAAAAGGCGGCAGGGGAAGAGGAAGGGGGTGAATTGTGAAAAACGTCACAGCCTACCAGCTGATGGCCCTGTCGCGGCGTCGGTCGAAACCCTGCGGTCGCGGCGCAGGGACATTGCGTCGCGGGCCCGCATTCAAGGCAGCGTGCTGAGGTGTGCCTGCGCGGCGGCCGCAAGCCGCTGGTCGAAGGTGGCCAGCGGCGCCCTGAGTTCCGCGGCCAGCCAAAGGTAGGCCGCGTCATGAGCCGAGAGCTCGTAGCGCGCGGCCAGCGCGTACTGCCCGGCGAGGTCGATCGGATGGAGTTCGATGTCATGGGCCTCGTAGTCGGCCAGTGCCTGGGCGAGCGAGTGCTCCGGCCAGCCCTGCCGGCGCTTCTTCAGGGCGACGCTGACGATCTCGTGGTCGAGCAGGCCGGGCGCCATGAGGCTCCGGCCCGCCAGACGCGCCAGCGCCTCGTCGCGCGCTGGCTCGTCGAACAGGACGGCACTGAGCGCGCTGCAGTCCACCACCATCGGCGGGCGCGGCAGGTACGCGGCCGGCGGCTCCGCGACGAAGACGGGGCGCGGCGCCGGGCTCATAAGGCAACCTCCGTGCTTCGCACTGCGGTGCGAGCTTGCTTGGGGCGGCCCGGCGCGGCGCTCAACGAGCGTCCCGTTCAGCGCGCAGGATATCGACCGCGAGCGGGCCGGCGGTGATCGGCTGCGGAAAGCGCACGCGGTGCTCGGCGGCGATCTGCTCGGTCGTCTTTGAACCGCGGCGGATGATTTGCTGGCCATGGCCGCGCGTCGTTGCAGTGGCCGGCGACGGGACGGCGCCAGCCACGGTGCTATCTGCGCCGCGAACCGCCTGTTCGATGATGGCCATCAGCTCGCCCTGCAGCGAGCGGTGATTGCGCGCCGCGCGCTGGCGAAGCTGCTCGGCGAGGGCCTCGGGAACGTCTTTCAGGGACAGGCTGACCATCCAAATCTCCCAAATGGCGCCATTATGGCGCCATTTGGGATCCTTGGCCCGACGGCGTGGTCGATCTGTTTCTCGCCCTTGCCGCCAGCGCCACCAGCACCAGCACCGGCAACCCCAGCGCTGCGGTGCCGACGAAGAAGGCCTTGTACCCATAGGCATCCACGAAAACCCCCGAATACCCGGCAATGAACTTCGGCAGCAGCAGCATCAGCGAGCTGAAGAGCGCGTACTGCGTCGCCGAATAGCTGATGTTGGTCAGGCTCGACAGGTAGGCGATGAAGGCCGCCGAAGCGATGCCGCCGGCCAGGTTGTCGGCCGACACCACCAGCACCAGCGCCGTGACGTCGTGCCCGCGCGAGGCGAGGCCGGCGAACAGCAGGTTGCTCGCCGCGCTCAGCACCGCGCCCAGCATCAGCACGCGCATCACGCCCAGGCGCACCGACAGCACGCCGCCGACGAAGGCACCCGCCAGCGTCATCACCACGCCGTAGATCTTGCTCACGGTGGCGACCTCGTCCTTGGTGAAGCCCATGTCGACGTAGAAGGGGTTGGCCATGATGCCCATCACCACGTCGCTGATGCGGTAGATCGCGATCAGCGACAGGATCAGCGCGGCTTGCCAGCGGTAGCGGCGGATGAAGTCGGCGAAGGGCTCGACCAGCACCTCGCGCAGCCATGCGGTCGCGTTCTTCGGCGCCGGCAGCGCGACGCGCACCGGCTCGGGCGACAGCAGCACGGTGATCACGCCCACCGCCATCGACGCCGCCATCACGAGGTAGGCGGTCTTCCAGGCGCCGTTCTGGTAGCCCGTCGCGCCGGTGATCTCGGCCCAGGCCGCGATCCAGAGCACACCGGCGCCGGCCCAGATCATCGCCAGCCGGTAGCCGGTCTGGTAGGCCGCCGCCAGCGCTGCCTGCTTGCGCGTGGCGGCGGATTCGATGCGGAAGGCGTCCAGCGCAATGTCCTGCGTGGCCGAGCCGAAGGCGACCAGCAGCGCGCACCAGACCAGCGGCGGCAGGCCGTCGCGCGGATCGTTGGACGCCATGCCGACGAGCCCGGCGATCACGACCATCTGCGCCAGCAGCAGCCAGCCGCGGCGGCGTCCGAGCAAGGTGGTCAGAGGCGGGATCGGCAGCCGGTCCACCAGCGGCGCCCAGGCCCACTTGAAGCCGTAGGCCAGGCCGACCCAGCTCAGGTACCCGATGGTGGCGCGGTCGACGCCGGCTTCGCGCAGGCGAAAGCTCAGCGTGCCCAGCACCAGCAGCAGCGGCAGGCCGGCGGAGAAGCCCAGCGCCAGCATGCGCAGGGTTGCGGGTTCGAGATAGACCTTGAGCGCGTCGCGCCAGGGTGGGGCAGGGGAGGCTTCGGCAGCCGGTGGTGCGGACATGGACGACGGTCGTTGAGGGCCGCCCATTATTCCCGCATGCACCGGCGCCCTTCGTGCAGGCTTCGGTGGCATGTCCGGAAACGGCCGGCGCGCGCGGCCTTCGAGCGCACCATCGGGTCTCACAAACGAACAGACATGCCATGGCGTCACGCCTTCCCCGTTCCTTCGCTTTCCTCGCCGGCGCCAATTTCGCGGCGCAATCCGCCGAACAACTGAGCCTCGCGGCCGCGCCGATCGTGGCCGTGCTGCTGCTGGGCGCAGGGCCCGGCGAGATCGGCTTTCTTGCCACCGCGCAGACGCTGCCTTTCCTGTTGATGTCGATTCCGCTGGGCCTCGTGGCCGACCGGACTTCGCGCGCCCGGCTCATGCGCTGGGCCGAAGCCGTGCGCATGCTCGCGCTGCTGGCCCTGCTCGCCGCGGTGCTGTGCAACCGGCTGTCGGTCGGCCTGCTCGCCGTGCTCGGTTTCGTCGGCGCCGTCGGCACCGTGGCCTTCAGTGTCGCGGCGCCGGCCATCGTGCCGGCGCTGGTGCCGCGCGAGGCGTTCGCGCAGGCCAATGGCCGGCTCGAACTGGTGCGCAGCGCGGCCTTTGCCGCCGGGCCGGCGCTTGCGGGCGCTCTCGTTGCCTGGGCTGGCGCCTCGGCGGCCTTCATCCTGGCTTCGATGCTGTCGGCGGCTGCGCTGGCGCTGCTGCTGCGGCTCGTCGAGCCGCCGCGCAAGCCGGCGCCCGCGCACCGGCCGCTGGCTGCGCTGCGCGAGGGTGCGGCCCTGGTGTGGCGCGATGCGATGCTGCGGCCGATCCTGCTCACGGCAGTCGCGTGGAACATCTCGTGGTTCGTGCTGCAGGTGGCCTACGTGCCGTATGCGATGCGCATGCTCGGCCTCAGCGTCGGCACCGTGGGCGTCACGCTCGCGAGCTACGGCGCCGGCATGGTGGTAGGCGCGCTGCTGGCGCCGCGCGTCGTCACGGCCATGCCTTTCGGCCGCGCGATCCAGCTCGGGCCCGCCGTGTCGGTGCTGGCGGCGGCGGCCATGCTGCTCACGCTGGCCTTTCCGTTCGCGGCGCTGGCGGCGCTGGCCTTCTTCCTGTTCGGCGCCGGTCCGATCATCTGGACCATCACCTCGACCACGCTGCGCCAGACGGTCACGCCGGGCGCCATGCTGGGGCGCGTGTCGGCGATGTTCCTCACGGTCAATGCCGGTTCGCGGCCGCTCGGTGCGGCACTCGGCGGACTGGTCGGTGCATGGTGGGGTGAGCCCGCCTGCCTGTTCCTGGCCAGCGCGGGCTTCGTGCTGCAGGCCGCGGTGATCTTCGCCTCGCAGGTTCGCACGCTGCGGCAGCTGCCCGCAGCCGCCGGCTGATCCCGACAGCGCATACCGCCGGGCCGCGTCGCCTGGCACGCCGTTTGCAAGTCATCTTGTACACAAGACAGGATGCTTGAAGATGGTGCATGAAGGAGGCCCGCGCCCCGGCGCGGCGAATGGCCCGGCCGGCGGACTCGCCGCCGAGGCATGGATCACGCGGCTCGACCCGCCGCTGCACGGCGCGAGCTCGGGCCCGCTGGCCGGGCTGCGCTTCGCAGCCAAGGACAACATCGACGTGGCCGGCGTGCCGACCACGGCGGCCTGCCCGGCCTTCGCACGCACGCCGGACGTGCATGCCGCGGTGGTGCGGCGGCTGCTCGATGCCGGTGCGAGCCTGCTCGGCAAGACCAATCTCGACCAGTTCGCCTGCGGGCTGAACGGCACGCGCTCGCCCTATGGCGCAGTGCCCAACAGCTTCGATGCGCGCTGCGTGTCGGGCGGGTCGAGCTCCGGCTCGGCCTACGTGGTCGCCACCGGACAGGCCGACTTCGCGCTGGGGACCGACACCGCGGGCTCGGGCCGGGTGCCGGCGGGGCTCAACAACATCGTCGGCATCAAGCCTTCGCGCGGACTGGTCAGTGCGCGCGGCGTGGTGCCGGCGGCGCAGAGCGTGGACTGCGTGTCGATCTTCGCGCGCACCGTCGGGCTTGCCGCGCGTGTGCTGCAGACCGCGATGGGCTTCGATGCGGAAGATCCCTACGCGCGCCAGCTGACGCTTGCGACGCAGGCACTGCCGGCGCGCTTTCGCTTCGGCGTGCCGTCGGCACCGCGCTTCTTCGGCGAGGCGTTTTCCGCCGCGGCCTTCGAGCGCGCGATCGAACAGATGCGCGCGCTCGGCGGGGCGCCGGTCGCGGTCGACTACGCACCGCTGGCCGCAGCGGCGGCGCTGCTCTACGACAGCGCACTCGTCGCCGAGCGCTACGCCGCCGTGCGCGACTTCTTCGACGGGCACGAAGCCGAGGTGCTCGAGCCGGTGCGCAGCATCCTTGCGCAGGGCCGCAACTACAGCGCCGCCGACTACGTCGATGCGCGCACCCGGCTGCATGCGCTGGGCCAGCGCGCCGGTGCGATGTGGCGCGACATCGACGTGCTGCTGGTGCCGACCGCGCCCACGCACTGCACCATCGCGGCGATGCAGGCCGATCCGGTCGCGCTCAACCGCGCGCTCGGCGAATACACCAACTTCGTCAACCTGCTCGACTATGCGGCGATCTCGGTGCCGAGCAGCCTGCGCGCCGACGGCTTGCCTTTCGGCATCACGCTGATCGGCCGCTCCGGCAGCGACTTCCAGCTCGCCGAGCTCGGCCAGCGCTTTCATCATGCGACGGGTCTCGCGCTCGGCGCGACCGGCGAGCCGATGCCTGCGCCCGAGGCCTTGCCCGTGATCGCGCCGGCAGCCACGGCCCGGGTCGCCGTCGTCGGCGCCCATCTCAGCGGCATGCCGCTGAATGCGCAACTGACCGAGCGCGGCGCGTGCCTGCGCGCGGCCACCGAGACCGCGCCCGTCTACCGCCTCTATGCATTGCCCGGCACCGTGCCGCCCAAGCCCGGCCTCGTTCGCGTCGCACCGGGCGAAGGCGCTGCGATCGCCGTCGAGGTCTGGGAGATGCCGCTCGCGCATTACGGCGGCTTCGTCGCGCTGGTCCCGTCGCCGCTGGGCATCGGCAGCATCCTGCTCGCGGACGGCAGCAGCGTGCAGGGCTTTCTCTGCGAAGCGGCCGCGCTGGCCGGCGCGGCCGACATCACCCCTCACGGCGGCTGGCGCGCATTCATCGCCTCCAGCGGAGCCATCGCATGACGCTCGCCATCAATTTTCCCGACATCGTCGCCGAGGTCACGGCCGCCAGCGATCGCTACGAGGATGCACTGGTCCACAACAGGACCGAGGTGCTCGACGAATTGTTCTGGGACAGCCCGCACACGCTGCGCTACGGCGACAGCGGCAATCAGTACGGCCACGCCGAGATCCGCGCCTTCCGCGCGGCGCAACCGCCGCAAGGCATGAAGCGCGCGCTGCTGCGCACCGTCATCACCACCTACGGCACCGACTTCGCGACCGTCAACCTCGAGTTCCGGCGCGAAGGAAGCACAAGGACGGGGCGTCAGAGCCAGACCTGGATGCGCACCGCCCAAGGTTGGCGCGTGGTGGCCGCGCACGTGAGCCTGCTGGGCTGATTTCAGGCCCTAAAACCCCGGCACGGCGCTGGTACGGTTTATGCACACCATCTTGTATCCAAGTTGACTTCACCCCCGTTCCCTTCGACTTCATCCTCATTACCTGGAGCACGCCCATGAGCCAGTTCAACCGTCGCGATTCCCTCAAGTCCCTGGCCGCGCTGGCCGCCGCCGGCACGCTCGGCGGATGGCGTACGCACGCCAATGCCCAGACACCGCTGACCGTCGGCGTCATCTACGTCGGCGCGCGCGATGACTACGGCTACAACCAGTCCCATGCCCAAGCCGCCGCCGAGCTCAAGAAGATGCCCGGCATCAAGGTGGTCGAGGAAGAGAACGTGCCCGAGACCGCCGCCGTGCAAAAGACCATGACCGGCATGATCGCGCAGGACGGTACCAAGCTGCTGTTCCCCACGTCCTTCGGCTACTTCGATCCCCACATCCTTGCCGTGGCGCCCAAGCATCCCGACGTGCGCTTCGCGCATTGCGGCGGCCTCTGGACCGACAAGAACCCGAAGAACGTCGGCAGCTTCTTCGGCTACATCGACGAGTGCCAGTACCTCAACGGCGTGATCGCCGGCCACATGACGAAGAGCAACAAGATCGCCTTCGTCGCCGCCAAGCCGATCCCGCAGGTCCTGCGCAACATCAACGCCTTCGCCATGGGCGCGCGCTCGGTCAAGCCCGGCATCACCTGCAGCGTGATCTTCACCGGCGACTGGTCGATGGCCGTGAAGGAGGCCGAGGCCACCAACAGCCTGGCCGACCAGGGCTGCGACGTCTTCACCATGCACGTCGACGGCCCCAAGGTGATCGTCGAGACCGCGGCCAAGCGCGGCAAGATGGTGTGCGGCTACCACGCGAGCCAGGCGAAGCTCGCGCCCGAGGCCTATCTCACCGGGGCCGAGTGGAACTGGCTCACCGCCTACAAGGCCGTCGTCGATGCGGCGCAGGCCGGCAAGCCCCATCCCAACTTCCTGCGCGGCGGGCTGAAGGAAGGCTACGTGAAGATGTCGGCCTACGGCCCGACGGTCACCGACGCCGCGAAGAAGCAGGCCGACGAGATCAAGGCGAAGATGCTCGCCGGCAACTTCGACATCTTCCAGGGTGGCCTGAAGGACAACAAGGGTGCGGTCGTGATCCCCGCCGGCAAGACACTCAAGCAGACCGACCTCGAGCTCGAGAAGATGAACTACCTCGTCGAAGGCGTCGTGGGCTCGGCCGGCTGATCCGGTTTCTTCCATCGCGAGCCGACGATGACCCACGCATTGAAAGAAGCCGCGCTGCCGGCGTTCGCCATCGCGGCGGCGCTGCTGCTGTTCGGCGTGTTCGTCTGGTTCGCCGGGGTGAGTCCGGGCCAGACCTGGGTCATCCTCTTCAAGGGCGCGTTCGGCGACTGGTTCTCGTGGCAGAACACGCTGCAGCGCGCGGCGCCGCTGATGCTCACCGCGCTGTGCGTTGCGATCCCCGCGCGCGCCGGCCTGGTCATCATCGGCGGCGAAGGCGCGCTGGTGCTGGGCGGACTGGCGTGCGCCGCATTGCCGTATGCAATGCCGCTGCCGGCCAACATCGCCGGCACCGTGCTGCTGTGCGTGGCCGGCGCGGTCGCGGGCGGACTCTGGATCGCCTTCGCGGGCTGGCTGCGCCAGTACCGCGGCATCAACGAGACCATCAGCAGCCTGCTGCTCGCCTACATCGCGATCGGCCTCTTCAAGCACCTCGTCGAAGGCCCGCTGCGCGATCCGGCCAGCCTCAACAAGCCCGCGACGCATTCGCTCGCGGACGGCCTGGGCAT from Variovorax sp. PBL-E5 includes the following:
- the atzF gene encoding allophanate hydrolase — protein: MVHEGGPRPGAANGPAGGLAAEAWITRLDPPLHGASSGPLAGLRFAAKDNIDVAGVPTTAACPAFARTPDVHAAVVRRLLDAGASLLGKTNLDQFACGLNGTRSPYGAVPNSFDARCVSGGSSSGSAYVVATGQADFALGTDTAGSGRVPAGLNNIVGIKPSRGLVSARGVVPAAQSVDCVSIFARTVGLAARVLQTAMGFDAEDPYARQLTLATQALPARFRFGVPSAPRFFGEAFSAAAFERAIEQMRALGGAPVAVDYAPLAAAAALLYDSALVAERYAAVRDFFDGHEAEVLEPVRSILAQGRNYSAADYVDARTRLHALGQRAGAMWRDIDVLLVPTAPTHCTIAAMQADPVALNRALGEYTNFVNLLDYAAISVPSSLRADGLPFGITLIGRSGSDFQLAELGQRFHHATGLALGATGEPMPAPEALPVIAPAATARVAVVGAHLSGMPLNAQLTERGACLRAATETAPVYRLYALPGTVPPKPGLVRVAPGEGAAIAVEVWEMPLAHYGGFVALVPSPLGIGSILLADGSSVQGFLCEAAALAGAADITPHGGWRAFIASSGAIA
- the hpxZ gene encoding oxalurate catabolism protein HpxZ, producing MTLAINFPDIVAEVTAASDRYEDALVHNRTEVLDELFWDSPHTLRYGDSGNQYGHAEIRAFRAAQPPQGMKRALLRTVITTYGTDFATVNLEFRREGSTRTGRQSQTWMRTAQGWRVVAAHVSLLG
- a CDS encoding BMP family ABC transporter substrate-binding protein, encoding MSQFNRRDSLKSLAALAAAGTLGGWRTHANAQTPLTVGVIYVGARDDYGYNQSHAQAAAELKKMPGIKVVEEENVPETAAVQKTMTGMIAQDGTKLLFPTSFGYFDPHILAVAPKHPDVRFAHCGGLWTDKNPKNVGSFFGYIDECQYLNGVIAGHMTKSNKIAFVAAKPIPQVLRNINAFAMGARSVKPGITCSVIFTGDWSMAVKEAEATNSLADQGCDVFTMHVDGPKVIVETAAKRGKMVCGYHASQAKLAPEAYLTGAEWNWLTAYKAVVDAAQAGKPHPNFLRGGLKEGYVKMSAYGPTVTDAAKKQADEIKAKMLAGNFDIFQGGLKDNKGAVVIPAGKTLKQTDLELEKMNYLVEGVVGSAG